A region of the Candidatus Bathyarchaeota archaeon genome:
CTCGCCGATATTAATCCGTGAAGCTTTCCATGCCATCGCCCGGGCTTCCAGTGTAGAGGAGCCCCAGTGAACATCCTTTCCCTCATATACGCTAAGCTCGTTTCCCGCACCTTGAGCTAGGCTTTTCACCCAAAGCCCTTAAGAGGAGGGAAACGACTAAAAAAATCCTTTATATCCAATATTTTAGGTTTTAGCAGCATCCCCTATATCTCCCCGATCTCGGCGTCAAACTCTCCTTCAACCCCTTTAAAGCCTGCTCGGTAGCCCTATCAACCTTAAAGATGGTCTTCGACGCTCCTCAACACCACAGCCATAGACCATTCGAGGGGAATGGACTTGGAACTTTCGCCATCGATCCATGGATGCCGACGGGACGAGGAGGCCGCCGTCTGCGACGGCTTCACGCTCCTTTTCACCCATCGCCTAATGAGGGGTTGGCGCCCTTTAATCCGGTTTTAACCGGTTCCATGACGGCCTTTCCATCCCGATCCTATGGGTTTAAAGGCTCTAGGGATCCATCCCCTTGACCCATTCTATGAACTGGCCGGCCAGCTCCTCGGCGACCTCCTCCGCCGCCGCGTAGATCAGCTCCGTCTTCGCCTCCAGGTATCTATGTACGAGGATGTTCCTCAACCCTGCCAGTTTGCTCAGCTTCTCAGCCAGGTTCCCCGGCATCTTCCCGGCTTGCACCAGCTTCTCAGGGTATTCCCCGTAGCTCTCCGCCAACCCCAGGGAGTGGACGGCTACAAGGTGGCGGCACACGTCGAGCATGGCCTCCGCGATCCTGTGGAGGGCCCTCTCGAGGGCGAGCACCTCCCCGTATCGGAGGTCTCCCGGCTTCCTAGTTAAGACTTCCCTCTTAACGTAGTCCACGTTCCTCCTCACCTCGGCTACCCTGGACTCCAGAACCATCTTGTCCACCTTGGGGTCGGGATCCAAGTTGATCCAACGCTTAGCCTCGGCGAGGAGGTCGGGGTAGGCTTCAACCCTCCTCCTCAGCCCTTCCAGAGCCGCCCCGTCCCCCTTAACCAGTATCCCCTCCTTGAGCATCCTCCAAAGCAGATGTATGGGCGCCTGATCGATGTCCACGACGTCAACCCTATCCTCGCTCACCCCTAGAACCCCCGCTATCCCGGATATAACTCCTCCAATATCTAGGAGGCCTGCCTCCCTGCTCGAAAGTTTAACCCCCAAATCCACGTCGCGCAGGCTCAACCCCTCCCTAGCCACGGAGCCGAAGACCACCGCTAGATCGACGTCGCCTCGACCAGCAAGCCATTCCTTCAAGCGTTTCAGAACCCAGTCACGCCGGATGACCCCGTCCAACCTTAAAATCTCCCCAGCCACCCATTCCACTCTATACTCCATCCCCTCTAATTAATTATTTGAGCTTATTTACCGGATCGGCCGCATCAACCCCGGGTACAGAAGCCCAAAGAGGAGGCGGCTGCGGGCACTCCATGCGATCTCCCCGCACCTTAAGCCGCCGGATCCCAATTAAGGCCGCGCCATCGCAAACGCTGAAGAACCCGTCATGAGAGAAAAATCATCCGAATCCTCTAGTAAAGTAAAGAAAGGATGCTCAATCAAAACTGTAAATTCAACCGATTTGCGATAAAACGGTGAGGGGTTCCCCTCCATGGCCCCCCGGGGTGGTGTGGGGCATAGAGTTTCATAGGATAATCCGCTTCATCCACGTGGCTTATACGTTTCTCCGCCCGGATCCCTTACGGTTTCATTAATTTTTCAACGCCGTTAAGCCCATCCACCCCCGAAACCACGCATAAAAAAGAGAAAGAACAAGGAAGGGGGCCGCCTACTATTTAGATGCTCCTCAAATCACGCTTAGGAAGAGGTGTATGTTCTCCTCGTCGAGTATTAGGACGTCCCTCGGATACCTCCTATGCGGTTTTCCGATCTTCACCTCGACCTTCAAGTCGCCTGCTATGGAGTCGATCTCGTAGCGGTCCCTGAAATAGTATACGGAGCCGAACCTCCTCTGCAGATGGGATTGGACCATCC
Encoded here:
- a CDS encoding DUF86 domain-containing protein; its protein translation is MEYRVEWVAGEILRLDGVIRRDWVLKRLKEWLAGRGDVDLAVVFGSVAREGLSLRDVDLGVKLSSREAGLLDIGGVISGIAGVLGVSEDRVDVVDIDQAPIHLLWRMLKEGILVKGDGAALEGLRRRVEAYPDLLAEAKRWINLDPDPKVDKMVLESRVAEVRRNVDYVKREVLTRKPGDLRYGEVLALERALHRIAEAMLDVCRHLVAVHSLGLAESYGEYPEKLVQAGKMPGNLAEKLSKLAGLRNILVHRYLEAKTELIYAAAEEVAEELAGQFIEWVKGMDP